The following coding sequences are from one Dermacentor silvarum isolate Dsil-2018 chromosome 4, BIME_Dsil_1.4, whole genome shotgun sequence window:
- the LOC119449211 gene encoding uncharacterized protein LOC119449211, which produces MGSTTASQQKRLEIWQWNCRGYRRKRSLLQQYINTQLEPPDVIALQEPGVSPTLSGYEAYDSPTEGKAAILVSKALTVIAHDVIPDTHIEHVIVEIVLRRRKKTSKHSLFILNAYSPPRQRHTDFYTLIRGACTLAKGKDLILLGDFNAQDTSWGYRNSDHKGKQIAAAVDTYRLELLTDPTTPTRIGNSVCRDTCPDLTFIRGSSTYTWENLMETLGSDHYIIRTQLTEDALRRPIGKAKITDWDAFRCDSEQTLDANTSLTDWCEQLRRTQDRHTKHITRTTQTPEVDGHLLHLWDARRSLLRRWKTQKHNRKLKVKIALLTTQAEEYAASLAQLNWAQFTDTLKGSLGTARTWRILRALIDPTRSKTETNKAVHRLIHTFDGTDDDLLDQLRRKCFGDHNPPPANTVYQGSPNALLDRPITIEEVYAAVRASTRNTAAGADRITYSLIRNLNDTALQDLTAFLNTHWQNGTIPPEWKHAEVILIPKPAPRTHWYPSGGSPTPPSPRSCPLNTHRCAYPPQHGTPYCTRVDGKHELRP; this is translated from the exons ATGGGCAGCACCACCGCATCTCAGCAAAAACGtttagaaatctggcaatggaactgccgaggctacCGTCGTAAGCGGAGCCTCCTTCAACAATACATAAACACCCAGCTTGAACCGCCAGACGTCATCGCCCTACAGGAGCCAGGTGTCTCGCCAACCCTGTCAGGTTACGAGGCCTATGACAGCCCGACCGAGGGCAAAGCGGCCATTCTCGTCAGTAAGGCGCTCACTGTCATTGCCCATGACGTCATCCCAGACACTCATATTGAGCATGTCATTGTAGAGATCGTGCTCCGGCGCCGGAAAAAGACCAGCAAGCACAGCCTTTTCATCCTCAATGCCTATAGTCCCCCCCGGCAACGCCACACAGACTTTTATACCCTCATCCGAGGTGCTTGTACACTGGCCAAGGGTAAGGATCTGATCCTActcggggatttcaatgcccaagaCACAAGCTGGGGCTACAGGAATTCTGACCACAAAGGCAAGCAAATTGCCGCTGCCGTCGACACTTACCGGCTCGAGCTCCTGACCGATCCTACCACACCCACCCGCATCGGAAACAGTGTTTGTCGTGATACCTGCCCTGACCTTACCTTCATCAGAGGCAGCTCCACGTACACTTGGGAAAATCTCATGGAAAccctgggtagtgaccactataTCATTCGCACTCAACTCACTGAGGATGCTCTGCGGCGTCCCATCGGGAAAGCCAAAATCACGGATTGGGATGCATTCCGATGCGATAGCGAGCAAACCCTCGACGCTAACACCAGCCTTACGGACTGGTGCGAACAGCTTCGCCGCACCCAAGATCGCCATACAAAACACATCACCCGCACCACCCAGACCCCCGAGGTAGACGGCCACCTGCTCCACCTATGGGACGCACGTCGTAGTCTACTCCGCCGCTGGAAGACTCAAAAACATAATCGAAAACTTAAGGTCAAAATTGCCTTGCTCACCACCCAAGCAGAGGAATACGCCGCCAGCCTAGCCCAACTCAACTGGGCGCAATTCACGGACACCCTTAAGGGCTCTTTGGGGACGGCGCGCACGTGGCGCATTTTGCGGGCTCTCATCGACCCCACCCGCAGCAAAACTGAAACGAACAAGGCCGTCCATCGCCTCATTCACACATTTGACGGTACTGATGACGACCTTCTCGACCAGCTCCGGAGAAAATGCTTTGGCGATCACAATCCACCCCCTGCCAACACTGTCTATCAAGGCTCCCCAAACGCCCTCCTGGACCGCCCCATAACGATCGAGGAAGTGTATGCGGCCGTCCGCGCAAGCACACGCAACACTGCTGCCGGGGCTGACCGCATTACATATTCGCTTATCCGTAACCTCAATGACACTGCCCTGCAAGATCTCACGGCGTTCTTGAACACCCACTGGCAGAACGGCACCATCCCCCCGGAGTGGAAGCATGCCGAAGTGATCCttatcccgaaaccag CTCCTCGGACACACTGGTACCCTTCGGGAGGCAGCCCGACTCCACCTAGTCCCAGATCATGTCCGCTCAACACTCACCGTTGCGCCTATCCCCCGCAACATGGCACCCCCTACTGCACCAGGGTCGACGGGAAGCACGAGTTGAGGCCTTAA